The following proteins come from a genomic window of Anaerobutyricum hallii:
- the yihA gene encoding ribosome biogenesis GTP-binding protein YihA/YsxC yields MVIKNVNLETVCGITSKLPKNTLPEVAFAGKSNVGKSSLINALVNRKSLARTSGQPGKTQTINFYNVNEEMYIVDLPGYGYAKVSKEVAAKWGPMIENYLHTSEQLRMVFLLIDLRHKPTNNDVQMYRWILSNGFSPVIVATKADKIKRSQLQKQLKLLKDTLKVIEGVPIVPFSAVTKAGRDEIWELIEEYALTEE; encoded by the coding sequence ATGGTAATCAAAAATGTAAACTTAGAAACGGTATGCGGAATTACAAGTAAGCTTCCTAAAAATACTTTGCCGGAAGTTGCATTTGCAGGCAAATCCAATGTAGGAAAATCCTCACTGATTAATGCGCTTGTAAACAGAAAGTCTCTAGCAAGAACTTCTGGTCAGCCAGGAAAAACGCAGACTATTAACTTCTATAATGTCAATGAAGAAATGTATATCGTAGACCTTCCAGGTTACGGTTATGCTAAAGTATCCAAAGAAGTCGCAGCCAAATGGGGCCCGATGATAGAAAATTATCTTCATACTTCTGAGCAGCTTCGTATGGTATTCTTATTGATTGATCTTCGTCACAAGCCAACCAATAATGATGTACAGATGTACCGCTGGATCTTAAGCAACGGCTTCTCCCCGGTAATTGTAGCAACCAAAGCCGATAAAATCAAAAGAAGCCAGCTTCAAAAACAGTTAAAACTGTTAAAAGACACTTTAAAAGTAATCGAAGGCGTTCCAATCGTACCATTTTCTGCTGTTACAAAAGCAGGAAGAGATGAAATCTGGGAACTAATTGAGGAATATGCATTAACGGAAGAATAA
- a CDS encoding DUF4364 family protein encodes MSEESLTLYKLMILFMLDNLDFPLTNSQLSEFFVNHGYTSYFHLQQAISELVESEFVRTETIRNTTNYHLMESGKEALSMFHTQISEPIKKDILDYFAEKKYQLRKEVDITADYYPLKKKRGEYMVKTQIKEKGSLLLELSINVVSKEQAIAICDSWEKKSDAVYGKLMEMLLLTNSDS; translated from the coding sequence ATGTCAGAAGAATCTTTAACATTATATAAATTAATGATACTGTTTATGTTGGATAATCTGGATTTTCCACTGACCAATTCCCAGCTAAGCGAATTTTTTGTAAATCATGGATATACATCCTATTTTCATTTACAACAGGCAATCAGCGAATTGGTAGAATCTGAATTTGTACGTACAGAAACTATCCGCAACACAACAAACTATCATCTCATGGAATCCGGAAAAGAAGCACTTTCAATGTTCCACACCCAGATTTCTGAACCGATCAAAAAGGATATTCTTGATTATTTTGCCGAAAAAAAATACCAGCTCCGAAAAGAAGTGGATATCACTGCCGACTATTACCCCCTCAAAAAGAAACGGGGAGAATATATGGTAAAAACACAGATTAAAGAAAAAGGTTCCCTGCTCTTAGAACTAAGCATCAACGTCGTCTCCAAAGAACAGGCCATCGCAATCTGCGATAGCTGGGAGAAGAAAAGCGATGCTGTCTACGGGAAGTTAATGGAAATGTTGCTGCTGACAAACTCTGATTCGTAG